CTTACTGTCATCGCCTACTTCCTGAACCTCCTTATTCAGGATTTCAGACAGCTGAACAAAGAGCTTTCCATATTGAAGGAACTCTTTATTCGACTGGAAGCCGAACAGACGCTGATGAAGACCATGCTACAGCGCACCCGTAGCCCGCTGGTTTAGAATCAGTGATCTGTCAATCGTGGACCGTGGACCGTCGACCCCGACTCTTGTACTGAGCCAAGTCTAAGTATAGGTTTCCATAACACTTAACATTTAACACTTAACATTTAACATTTCAAAAATGAATATCATAGATGAAATAACATCCCGGGCCTCTGCGCCCACACCTCCTTTTTTCCAAATGCTTAAAAAGGCAGGTTTACTTATAGCTGCCGTAGGAACGGCCGTGCTTACAGCACCGGGAATGGTGCCTGAACTCCTGCTGGAATATGCAGGCTATGCGATTACTGCCGGCACAGTGCTGGTCAGCATCTCCCAGCTCACCGTGGATGAGGGGCTGGAAGAGAAGCTGATGGCCTCGGTGGAGTAATTCATTGAACCTTTATTAACCTTTGGGGTGTAGTTCCGATCTGCCGCAGACAAGAGCGGAACCTCCCCGAAGGTTTTTTTGATGGCAAATCTGTTTGGTAGGGTTTTCAATGCGAATTACCGTTATTCTTGCTGGCGACACGTCTACCTCTTCGAATCACAATCCAGGGCCAGCGCTCGGGAAGAATTAAATGGCCGTATTGCGCCGGGTTAAAACCCGCCGCTACCCAGATTTCGTCCCTATGGGACTTTGCGTATGATAGTTTTCCTCCATGGTCTCTGTCACACGTCAATAGCAAGGATATCCAACTCGGATTTCGTTTCCCTCTTGCTGGCATAGTACTTTAATCTCCGAATTAAAATTTCGAGCCAGCGCTGGTTCTACTATTATTTCTTAAATCCCAGGGTTAAAACCCTGGGCATGCCTACGGCATTTCTCTCTTTTTTGGAAAGCCTTCGTGACTTGTGGCCGATGCAGTGCAGTCTACTGACTTCCACTCAATTCATCGTTCATTACATAATAATTTCGATTTCCTCTGGTCGCGCCTGCCTGCCTAAGGCATGGAAATGACAGGTCATATCCCCAGATTTATTCCTTTTTCCACACTTCAAGTTGTTATTAAAATGTATTCGTAACTTGGACTGAGTGGGAGGAGGTCAAAATAGCGGGGCAGGCTGTTGGGATAGCGCGCTGAAGCATTAATTTGACGAAGGTTTTTGTTACTTTTTGCCTTCAAAAAGTAAGCATAAGAAGAATTACTTGAATTTTCACCCTACCCAGCTTACAAGGTGCTTTGCAAATTCTGGTCGCCTGCTTGCCGTAAGCACGGAAATTACCCCGCCATATACCCAGATTTTCACTTTAATCTTTTCCTCTTGTTTAAATTCCCTGAGTCTGGATACTGAGCGAGCCGAAGTATGTCAAAGGGACATTCTTTAAGGAATTTCTACAGCATATTAAAAAATTAACAGTTAATTTCACCTTAAACAATGATCCTATATGTCTGACGTAAATTTCCTTCTTATTGATGATGATCCAGATGATAGGGAATTCTTCGAAATGGCCTTGAAAAAAGTTCCTTTTTCGATTAACTATGCCACCGCATCGAATGGGATTTGTGGATTGGATCTATTAACAGATCAAGACGAAAAGCCACACTACATTTTTTTGGATCTCAATATGCCAATGCTTTCTGGAAAGGAATGTTTGTCAAAAATCCGGAAGCTACAAGGCTATAAGGATGTTCCTATAATTATATTCTCCACCTCCTCTTTTCGGGGAGATATAGAGGATTGCAAAAAGCTGGGGGCTTCACATTTCTTTACTAAGGTGACGAGTATTAGCCAGCTAAGCGAAACAATTACTAAATTGATTTCGGGCGTGGAAATGCCATACGTTTTGAATTGAAATTAACGAAATGCGAAGCAATGAAACTAAACGAACCCTGCTGGATGACGTTCGCTTTCAGCGAATGATTGAAGAAGTGGAGGATTATGCCATCATTTTACTAGATACGGAAGGTAATATCCGCAATTGGAACAGGGGAGCAGAAAAGATCAAAGGTTATAGGGAAGACGAAATCCTGGGTAGAAATTTCAGTATTTTTTATCCAGCGCAAGACAGAAAAGATAGACTTCCGTTTAGACTGATAGCCGAAGCCAGCGCCAACGGGAGAGCTGACCATGAGGGTTGGAGACTTCGAAAAGACGGCAGCACATTTTGGGCTTATGTGGTAATCACTGCACTGCATGATGAGCAGGGAGATATCATAGGTTTCACCAAAGTAACCCGAGACCTCACGGAAAGGAAGCTTGCAGAAGAACAAAAAGACCGGGATGCCAAAAGCATTGCACTACAGAATAAGCAGCTTGAAGAATTTGCCTACGTGACCTCCCACGATCTACAGGAGCCCATAAGGAAGATCCGTGCATTTATAGACTTGGCTCGACAGGATATGGACAATAGGGAGAGCCTTGAGTATTACCTTGAAAAGATAGACAGCAGCGCTGAAAGAATGATCCAGTTGATCAAGGATATACTTGCATTTTCCAGACTTTCCCCTGATCAATCACAATATGCTCAAGTGGATCTAAACCAAGTGGTTAAAGATGTACTGGCTGAATATGAAATGGTTATTTCCGAAAAAAATGCGAAGATCCAAGTAGATACTCTCCCAGAAATCCAAGGTATTTATTTACATCTCCAACAGCTTTTCAGAAATCTGATCAGCAATGCCTTGAAATTCAATAAGGATTGCCCCAAGGTTACAATTTCTTTTCAAGATACAGCTAAATTTTCTTCCAAATTTCCCGACAATGGTTATCTGATTAATGTCTCAGATAACGGGATCGGCTTTGATCAAAAGTATGCAGAGCAGGCATTTCAACCCTTCAAGCGACTGACTTCGGGATTTCCGGGCAGTGGAATAGGGCTGGCACTCTGCAAGAAAATAGTGGTGGACCATGGAGGAAGCATCACCGTTCAAAGCGAACCTGGGAAGGGTACAACTTTTAACATATATTTTCCAAAAATAAAGTGATTTAAAAATTGAACTCTTCCACACTCTTAAAAATCCTCACCCATACCGCTTCTTAAGCTCCGCCAAAATCCCCTCTAGTCCATTTAGCCGAATCTCATACAGGGTATGCAGCCACATGCCAAGTTTCCCCTCGGGAAAGCCTTGTCCATGCATCCAAACCAGGTAATGCTCGGGAACATCACAAAGTAATCGGCCCTTGTACTTTCCGTAAGGCATTTTTTTAGTCACCAGATCGATGAGAATTTGTTGGTCCATAGCCTAAAGGTAGGCCGAACTTGTAACTCTCATCCATTCTTTTTAGCGGAATTTCAGCGTTTATTCGCTAAAGCCCCATAAGCTAGGGCTTTTAAGTATTGGGAAGGGGAAGATGTATGCTTATGCTGAGCGATTTTAATTTCGCACAAGACAGCCCATCATAATCGGGCTTTGGCGGAGATGAAATGACAATCAATTTCGCTTTCTGAATTCGCGAGGGGTGCATCCGGTAATCTTCAGAAATGCCGCATTAAATCTACTAATGGATTGGAAACCACAATTGAAAGCCAATTTGGTGATGGGAAGATCCGTGGTCAATAATTCCCGCTGGGCATGGGAGATTCGTTCTTCAGTGAGGTATTCACTTAGCGTGGTTCCAAATGTTTTTTTGAAAATGGAATTAGCGTGGTCAGGATGCAGACCCATCGCCTGGCCAATGTCTGATACTTTAATGGACTCGCTATAATTCTGGGCTATAAACATCGCGATTTTTTCCACTTGGTTACTTTCTTTGATAGGGGAAGCTGAGATGCTTTCTGAGGCATCAGGCACAAATTCACTGGCCATTCTATTTACCCGAGCCTGAATCTCCAACAAGGCAATTTTCGGGTTTTTCTCTTCCTGAAAATCACTAAACCAGCGTTTGAAATTAAATTCATCAATGGAGGAATAGGTGGGATTCGTCTCCGCTATAATTTGTCCACTCAGAATTTTCTCCAGAAAGCTTGGCGCTAACTTCCATTCCAAAAAAACAGAAAAGGGCACTGTGCAGACATAATAGGGCTTCGGAGATTCAAACCCTACGATTTGATGAGGTGTCAAAGCCCAAAAAAGCGTGAATCGATTGGCCGGCATCTCGATTTTCCTTCCTTGGAATAAATAAGTGATGCCTTTTTCGGGGAAATAATTGATTTCGATTTCATTATGCCGATCAGGTTTGTGCATCAGGCTCGGGACCCACATTTCGCAGGAGAAACCATAAGGTTTGAAAACATTTCTTTTTTCATCAAAACGTTTGTTCATCTCGGAAATCGATAAGTTTTAAAAGGAATATAGGTGGTTTTTGTCTTAATACGAGAATAAATTTACCTCCAAGAAATAATTACTGGATCTTTTCAAAAGAATCTAATTAAGAAAACGAATAGTATGAAATTCAAAAGTCTACTTACAATTTTGATAGGGATATCGCTTGTGGTAGGATTGATAAGTTGTGATGATCTTAATAAAGAGCTGGTTAAACCGAGAATATTAATCAGCTCGGACATAGGCGGAACAGATCCAGATGACTTCCAGTCCATGATTCACTTCTTGATGTACGCAGATCAATTCCATGTCGAAGGGCTGGTTTCTTCGCCATATGGAGAAGGTAGCACGGAGGACTTTCGGGATATAATTGACCTCTATGAAGAAGATTACAGTCAACTGCTGGCCCATGCTCCAGAACTTCCTACCCCCGAATCCCTGAGAGCAATTACCAAACAAGGAGAGAAATATGACGCGCCCTTCAAAGGGTACTCTATCCCTACTGAAGGTTCGGAATGGTTAATTTCCTGTGCAAAGAGAAAAAGTGATCAGCCACTTTGGATATTAGTATGGGGTGGGATAGAGGATCTTGCCCAAGCACTGCATGATGCTCCTGAAATTAAAGAAAATATCAGAGTATATTGGATAGGTGGTCCCAATAAAAAGTGGAGTATCAATGCCTATTCTTACATAGCAGAAAATCATCCGGATCTTTGGATGATCGAAGCAAACGCGACGTATAGAGGCTGGTTTATGGATGAAGATTCTCCAGAAGACTTGAAAGGAGATGCATTTTACAAAAACTACATTGCTGGGCGAGGTGTTATGGGCAAGGATTTTATCAAATATTATGATGGTGACATCAAAATGGGCGACACTCCCTCGCTCGTCTACCTAATGGACGGAAATCCCAATGATCCCACCGGAGAAAGCTGGGGAGGAAGTTTTGAGAAGATCAATCGCAGTTCCAGAAATGTATTCAAAGGAGGAAGCACAGTTCAAGATACCGTGGCGGCTTATGCGACCATCGAGTGGAGATTTGAAGGGCCAGATTTAGCTATTGCCGAGGATTCTGTGGTCTTCCAAATAGAAATTCAAAACCAAGTATGGCCCGGATATTATCTGGGAAATGGAATATATGGGGTGAAGTATTCTTCTAAAAAACCTGAAAAGGGAACCTATAAAACTACCAGTGATATTGCAGAATTGGACGGTTTGGAAGGAGCTTACATTAGCACCTTTCCTTGGCCTGGGAAACCTTCTCCAGATGATTACCAGTTGGGAGCCAATTGGTATAGTGATAGAGTTGATGCGCCACTTTTCATCGATGATCAGCAAGGAGCCAAAACTATCTCAAAATTCAGAAAAGAGTTTTTAATGGACTGGGCTGAGAGATGGAAATGGTTGGAACAGTGATTAGCAATCATTCAAATTTACGTACCGTGGAATGTCGACTAGGGACTGTCGACGATTAATAATAACCATGAAATATGAAATCGAGCCTGCCTGAGGCAGACAGGCATACCTAAAAAGTCACACATTGGCATGATTGTCATCCATGCGAGATTCCATCCCGTATCCTTCGTCATGGGACAGGTTGTGACGAATAAAAATCATAATATAAACAGATGAAAAGAATCATTTTAATAGCAGTTTTGAACACGTTTGTTTTTACATCGCTTTTTGCGCAGCAAGATGTAAAGAAAACTCCTCCGAAACCTAGAATAGTTGTTTTGACCGATGTGTCCACCTGGGAAACGGATGACAGTGAATCCCTCGTTCGCTTGATGGCCCATGCAGATCTCTTTGAGATTGAAGCCCTGATTTTCACCACAGGCTGGAGTTTGGATAAAACCCGCGAGGACTTTATGGGGCTCATTCATGCAGCGATAGATGCCTATGAAAAGGATTTGCCTAACCTTCAAAAACGCTCCAACCAGCAGCAGTTCCAGGCAGATGAGTCCCGGCAGACTATAGGTTATTGGCCAAGTCCCGACTACCTTAGGAGTGTGACCATGTTTGGCAGTGAAAACCGTGGACTGAAATTTCTAGGTGAAGGCAACGAATCGGCAGGGAGTGATTTTATCATCCAACTGGCAGACCAAAAAGACGATAGACCGTTGTGGATTACGATTTGGGGCGGTGGAAATACCCTGGCTCAGGCTATCTGGGATGTGAAGCAAAATCGCTCGGAAGCTGAGCTAAAGAAATTTCTCCACAAAATCCCAACCTATGCCATCACTGATCAGGACCGGGACCAAAAAACTCCATACGATATCAGCTCTCATTACTGGATGAGAAAGGAGTTTGCAGAGGACCTGCTGTTTATCTGGGATGAGTCGGCCTGGAAGTTTCAAAATGGTACAGGCAAGCGAAATTGGGAAGCCTATGCGGAGCATATTCAAGGACATGGGGCATTGGGAGCAGTCTATCCCAAATACAAATACGGGGTGGAAGGAGATACGCCGGCGTTCTTGCATCTGATGCCAAATGGACTGAATGATCCTATGGTTCCTAGTCAGGTAAGTTGGGGAGGATATGCTGTTTTTCAGTTGACAGAAGATAAGGTGACTTCTTCTTATTCCAATTTCAATTCTCCAGCAGCGGACATTTCAAGGAAATACCTGGAGCATTTCTATCCTGCCACATTCAATAATTTCGCTGCCCGTATGGACTGGGCAAAGGAGGGAAAAGGAAATCGAAATCCTTCGGTAGTAGTGAATAAAATGCAGGGCATAGAATTGTTAAGAGTAAAAGCGAAAAAACGCCAGTCTGTGATGCTGGATGCTTCTAAATCCTCCGACCCAGAGGGAGATGAGTTGAGCTTTAAATGGTGGATTATTCGGGAAGCAGGTACCTATGAAGGCGAAATCAATATCCCAAATAATGACTCAAAACTGGTAAAAATTGAGCTTCCAAGCGATTTCTCAGGCAAGACCCTGCATGTGATCTGTGAAGTTACAGATAATGGTTCTCCGAACCTGACCAGTTACCGTAGGATTATAATCGAAGGCAAATAACCAGCTCAACTTTATTCTGTAGGCGACGCATCCAATATACCTGGGTAGTTTTAGCTTTTTTTCAACAGGGCATGGGTAGTATATTCAAGCTCACGCAAAGGAAGTTTCAGAAAAACCGTATTGTGTAGTAGTTTC
This genomic window from Algoriphagus sp. TR-M9 contains:
- a CDS encoding helix-turn-helix domain-containing protein, coding for MNKRFDEKRNVFKPYGFSCEMWVPSLMHKPDRHNEIEINYFPEKGITYLFQGRKIEMPANRFTLFWALTPHQIVGFESPKPYYVCTVPFSVFLEWKLAPSFLEKILSGQIIAETNPTYSSIDEFNFKRWFSDFQEEKNPKIALLEIQARVNRMASEFVPDASESISASPIKESNQVEKIAMFIAQNYSESIKVSDIGQAMGLHPDHANSIFKKTFGTTLSEYLTEERISHAQRELLTTDLPITKLAFNCGFQSISRFNAAFLKITGCTPREFRKRN
- a CDS encoding response regulator, which codes for MSDVNFLLIDDDPDDREFFEMALKKVPFSINYATASNGICGLDLLTDQDEKPHYIFLDLNMPMLSGKECLSKIRKLQGYKDVPIIIFSTSSFRGDIEDCKKLGASHFFTKVTSISQLSETITKLISGVEMPYVLN
- a CDS encoding sensor histidine kinase translates to MRSNETKRTLLDDVRFQRMIEEVEDYAIILLDTEGNIRNWNRGAEKIKGYREDEILGRNFSIFYPAQDRKDRLPFRLIAEASANGRADHEGWRLRKDGSTFWAYVVITALHDEQGDIIGFTKVTRDLTERKLAEEQKDRDAKSIALQNKQLEEFAYVTSHDLQEPIRKIRAFIDLARQDMDNRESLEYYLEKIDSSAERMIQLIKDILAFSRLSPDQSQYAQVDLNQVVKDVLAEYEMVISEKNAKIQVDTLPEIQGIYLHLQQLFRNLISNALKFNKDCPKVTISFQDTAKFSSKFPDNGYLINVSDNGIGFDQKYAEQAFQPFKRLTSGFPGSGIGLALCKKIVVDHGGSITVQSEPGKGTTFNIYFPKIK
- a CDS encoding DUF3820 family protein, coding for MDQQILIDLVTKKMPYGKYKGRLLCDVPEHYLVWMHGQGFPEGKLGMWLHTLYEIRLNGLEGILAELKKRYG
- a CDS encoding nucleoside hydrolase-like domain-containing protein, whose protein sequence is MKFKSLLTILIGISLVVGLISCDDLNKELVKPRILISSDIGGTDPDDFQSMIHFLMYADQFHVEGLVSSPYGEGSTEDFRDIIDLYEEDYSQLLAHAPELPTPESLRAITKQGEKYDAPFKGYSIPTEGSEWLISCAKRKSDQPLWILVWGGIEDLAQALHDAPEIKENIRVYWIGGPNKKWSINAYSYIAENHPDLWMIEANATYRGWFMDEDSPEDLKGDAFYKNYIAGRGVMGKDFIKYYDGDIKMGDTPSLVYLMDGNPNDPTGESWGGSFEKINRSSRNVFKGGSTVQDTVAAYATIEWRFEGPDLAIAEDSVVFQIEIQNQVWPGYYLGNGIYGVKYSSKKPEKGTYKTTSDIAELDGLEGAYISTFPWPGKPSPDDYQLGANWYSDRVDAPLFIDDQQGAKTISKFRKEFLMDWAERWKWLEQ
- a CDS encoding DUF1593 domain-containing protein, whose translation is MKRIILIAVLNTFVFTSLFAQQDVKKTPPKPRIVVLTDVSTWETDDSESLVRLMAHADLFEIEALIFTTGWSLDKTREDFMGLIHAAIDAYEKDLPNLQKRSNQQQFQADESRQTIGYWPSPDYLRSVTMFGSENRGLKFLGEGNESAGSDFIIQLADQKDDRPLWITIWGGGNTLAQAIWDVKQNRSEAELKKFLHKIPTYAITDQDRDQKTPYDISSHYWMRKEFAEDLLFIWDESAWKFQNGTGKRNWEAYAEHIQGHGALGAVYPKYKYGVEGDTPAFLHLMPNGLNDPMVPSQVSWGGYAVFQLTEDKVTSSYSNFNSPAADISRKYLEHFYPATFNNFAARMDWAKEGKGNRNPSVVVNKMQGIELLRVKAKKRQSVMLDASKSSDPEGDELSFKWWIIREAGTYEGEINIPNNDSKLVKIELPSDFSGKTLHVICEVTDNGSPNLTSYRRIIIEGK